Below is a genomic region from Ailuropoda melanoleuca isolate Jingjing unplaced genomic scaffold, ASM200744v2 unplaced-scaffold7083, whole genome shotgun sequence.
ACAGTCAGAGATCACCCCTGCGGTCCCACATGCAACTAAAATTAAATCGTGCGTGTGGGAAGCAGGGCATGCAGCAGGGACCCTagtagagggagaagggagagcagtAACATTCTTTTGGTATTCAGCTTGGAAACTCTAATGGCCAGTTGAAAAAAGGAACCAAGTctatgtgtctctctctcccatacCTGTAATGATTATGTTGCCTTTATAGttgaaagcacatgaaaagatctcATCCGTGTGCCCTTCAAGAACCTGGAGGCACTGACCGGTCTGAACATCCCAGATTCTAGCTGTTTTGTCAGCACTGCCAGTCAGAAGGCGATTCCCTTGGGGATTGAAAGAAATCtacaagagagaaaggaaaaggacaggTTTGTGTAATTTGATTCctgacatatttttaattggCTAAAAGGGGACATGACTAAGCACCTGTCATCTTCCCAGCTTGGCATTTATTCTTACATAGAACAGTTCCTCCCTGAGGGGGGAAATTACAGGGACTAATACACGAAGATTCAAGTCTAGACAGAAAAGTATAACTggccaccccatccccaccccacattCTAAGAATCAAGACCAAACCTCCCTTCTAATTCGGGTATTCCCAACCTAGCTTCTTTCCAAACACTCAAGATGCATACAAACAAATAGGCAGAGCCCTGGTGAGGATGAGAACACGAGTCCAGGTCCTTCAAACCCAAATCcccatgttggggcacctgggtggctcgatcagttaagactgcctttggctcactcaggtcatgatcccagctaggatcctggaatagagccgggagtcaagctccctgctcagtggggagcctgcttctccctctcctccctgctcatgctcgctctcactctctctctcaaataaatgaataaaatctttaaaaaaatatatatatataatccctATAATCCAACTTTCTGTAATCAAAAGCATATAGATCCTCCTTCAATCTGTGAATGTCAGGGAGGGCTTTCATTCTACTGCCAAGCAAAGCACATTGTATAAATACGTCCtgagtgccttctgtgtgccGAGCACTGTCAAATGATGTCTGAGCGACTGTCAAAGGAAACAGTTCACTATTCCTATGGGCGCCATGCTTACAACCCTCTCTAAATCATCATACATAAGACAATAATTTGGGTCACGTCCTCTATGACTGAAGGTTGGATGAATGCAAGGCTCAAGGGCATGGCTTTTTTTGTCCCTGTGTCCCTAGTACAATGCCTAGCACAGGGAAAGCTAAAATGCAATAATGGAGTGTGCGAACTCTttatattcacacatacacaaaaatacgtGCGTTTGTTAAGTGGACCGCATCATGCATGTCAATGGTGATCAGATCAGTCACTCAGCAACATGGCCTGGGCTCTCTTCCCAgacttccctgtctcccttccttccaggcCCTAGAGCCTCCTAGCCTATGGAAGAGATGTGCTCTGTGAGGTCTCAGAGACCAACTTTGAAGGGCAGGGGCTCCTGACCACCAGCAGCaggtgcagaggagggaggggaaggggagcacagcagggggtgGTTCCAGGGTCCAGGGGCAGCCTTCCCGGACCTGAAGCCATCAAACTGATCCTTTAAAAGCAACGAGCAAATCTTATCTCAAGGGCGAGACCAAGGAACTGGACTGAGCTGGGTGGGAGCTGAGAGTCACCAAGTCCTGGCCTTTCTGGAGCTTTTGGGGGACACAGCTAAACGTCAGATTACTGATTGGAAGGCCTGGCTCCGTGAATCAGCTTGTGGGAGGAGCTTAGCCAAAATCCTAAACTACAGCTTTGAAGTTTCAAAGTAGGTCATTTTAAGCTCTGTTAAGTGTTAAATATTTCCAAGAAATACTTTCTCAATTGCATCTAATTTACAAAACACTTGATACTTGCTGCACAGCATGTTTTTTGCATAATATATACTTGCGTGTCTGCTAGGACCAGGAAAGCACTTCATAAGTTTCTTAAAGAGCTTTAATAGGTATTTTCAGCTAACTCAATCTTTTGCTGATGGCTGAGGAAAATgctgttttatactttttaagaGGTTTTAGGAAGCATTTATTATGCTAAGTTTGAGatcacacttaaaaatattgtttttaagtaGCTGATTTCTAGAAAGAGTGAGATAATTGGACAAACCCTAGTGCCAACAGACCTATTTACACTAAGCAtgctatgtttttaaaactaaataaattgcTCCAAATGAGAAAGCAACTCACCTTTGAAATTTCGCCTTCATGGCCTTCCAGTGTGGTAATGCATTTTCTTGTGGCCGCACTGAAGACCCTTGCTGTTCCTTTTTGAAAGAGTGGAAATGCATATAAATTCATCTGAAATACAGAACTTCGAGCCATGTGCCCTGAATTATGTAGCACCCATCCCTGTGACATAGAGGCTCTGTGCTGCTTGTCTTCTTGCCTGCGGTGAGAGCCATCACCTAAAACTGCAAATGAAATCTGGCGCCACTGCGGGAGAAGAGGGGGAACAGGTGCCTCCCTAGCCCCGAGCTGATCAGAAGAAATGATGGGTTCCGAGGTAGAAAAGGTGGGGAaagaatccagaaagaaaaaatattttagtgggAAAAGGGAAAGTCAAAACAAGTTTTGAGAGGCTGGTGATGAAATAAGCAGACAGACCGGCATCACACACCAAATAGGAGTCTAAGGTTACAGAAGGTTCGAGAGGCCTTCCTGAAAAGGAGCAACAGCCGCTACTCACTGGGCAAAGAACAGGCACCAGGGAAGCCTCTCTCCAGAAAGAGCTGGTAGAACGGTTTGTTCCCTGTTGTATCCCCAGGGTCCAGAAATGCAAAGCTCCCAGTAGACATTCAATagtagatgatggatggatggagagtgggtgggtgggtggaaggaaggaagaagtggtATATGTATTTCCTTAGAATTAAGGAATAGAGgagttaaataaatgtaaaaggagaaGAACAGCAGTactgaaattgtaaaaaaaaaaaNNNNNNNNNNNNNNNNNNNNNNNNNNNNNNNNNNNNNNNNNNNNNNNNNNNNNNNNNNNNNNNNNNNNNNNNNNNNNNNNNNNNNNNNNNNNNNNNNNNNNNNNNNNNNNNNNNNNNNNNNNNNNNNNNNNNNNNNNNNNNNNNNNNNNNNNNNNNNNNNNNNNNNNNNNNNNNNNNNNNNNNNNNNNNNNNNNNNNNNNNNNNNNNNNNNNNNNNNNNNNNNNNNNNNNNNNNNNNNNNNNNNNNNNNNNNNNNNNNNNNNNNNNNNNNNNNNNNNNNNNNNNNNNNNNNNNNNNNNNNNNNNNNNNNNNNNNNNNNNNNNNNNNNNNNNNNNNNNNNNNNNNNNNNNNNNNNNNNNNNNNNNNNNNNNNNNNNNNNNNNNNNNNNNNNNNNNNNNNNNNNNNNNNNNNNNNNNNNNNNNNNNNNNNNNNNNNNNNNNNNNNNNNNNNNNNNNNNNNNNNNNNNNNNNNNNNNNNNNNNNNNNNNNNNNNNNNNNNNNNNNNNNNNNNNNNNNNNNNNNNNNNNNNNNNNNNNNNNNNNNNNNNNNNNNNNNNNNNNNNNNNNNNNNNNNNNNNNNNNNNNNNNNNNNNNNNNNNNNNNNNNNNNNNNNNNNNNNNNNNNNNNNNNNNNNNNNNNNNNNNNNNNNNNNNNNNNNNNNNNNNNNNNNNNNNNNNNNNNNNNNNNNNNNNNNNNNNNNNNNNNNNNNNNNNNNNNNNNNNNNNNNNNNNNNNNNNNNNNNNNNNNNNNNNNNNNNNNNNNNNNNNNNNNNNNNNNNNNNNNNNNNNNNNNNNNNNNNNNNNNNNNNNNNNNNNNNNNNNNNNNNNNNNNNNNNNNNNNNNNNNNNNNNNNNNNNNNNNNNNNNNNNNNNNNNNNNNNNNNNNNNNNNNNNNNNNNNNNNNNNNNNNNNNNNNNNNNNNNNNNNNNNNNNNNNNNNNNNNNNNNNNNNNNNNNNNNNNNNNNNNNNNNNNNNNNNNNNNNNNNNNNNNNNNNNNNNNNNNNNNNNNNNNNNNNNNNNNNNNNNNNNNNNNNNNNNNNNNNNNNNNNNNNNNNNNNNNNNNNNNNNNNNNNNNNNNNNNNNNNNNNNNNNNNNNNNNNNNNNNNNNNNNNNNNNNNNNNNNNNNNNNNNNNNNNNNNNNNNNNNNNNNNNNNNNNNNNNNNNNNNNNNNNNNNNNNNNNNNNNNNNNNNNNNNNNNNNNNNNNNNNNNNNNNNNNNNNNNNNNNNNNNNNNNNNNNNNNNNNNNNNNNNNNNNNNNNNNNNNNNNNNNNNNNNNNNNNNNNNNNNNNNNNNNNNNNNNNNNNNNNNNNNNNNNNNNNNNNNNNNNNNNNNNNNNNNNNNNNNNNNNNNNNNNNNNNNNNNNNNNNNNNNNNNNNNNNNNNNNNNNNNNNNNNNNNNNNNNNNNNNNNNNNNNNNNNNNNNNNNNNNNNNNNNNNNNNNNNNNNNNNNNNNNNNNNNNNNNNNNNNNNNNNNNNNNNNNNNNNNNNNNNNNNNNNNNNNNNNNNNNNNNNNNNNNNNNNNNNNNNNNNNNNNNNNNNNNNNNNNNNNNNNNNNNNNNNNNNNNNNNNNNNNNNNNNNNNNNNNNNNNNNNNNNNNNNNNNNNNNNNNNNNNNNNNNNNNNNNNNNNNNNNNNNNNNNNNNNNNNNNNNNNNNNNNNNNNNNNNNNNNNNNNNNNNNNNNNNNNNNNNNNNNNNNNNNNNNNNNNNNNNNNNNNNNNNNNNNNNNNNNNNNNNNNNNNNNNNNNNNNNNNNNNNNNNNNNNNNNNNNNNNNNNNNNNNNNNNNNNNNNNNNNNNNNNNNNNNNNNNNNNNNNNNNNNNNNNNNNNNNNNNNNNNNNNNNNNNNNNNNNNNNNNNNNNNNNNNNNNNNNNNNNNNNNNNNNNNNNNNNNNNNNNNNNNNNNNNNNNNNNNNNNNNNNNNNNNNNNNNNNNNNNNNNNNNNNNNNNNNNNNNNNNNNNNNNNNNNNNNNNNNNNNNNNNNNNNNNNNNNNNNNNNNNNNNNNNNNNNNNNNNNNNNNNNNNNNNNNNNNNNNNNNNNNNNNNNNNNNNNNNNNNNNNNNNNNNNNNNNNNNNNNNNNNNNNNNNNNNNNNNNNNNNNNNNNNNNNNNNNNNNNNNNNNNNNNNNNNNNNNNNNNNNNNNNNNNNNNNNNNNNNNNNNNNNNNNNNNNNNNNNNNNNNNNNNNNNNNNNNNNNNNNNNNNNNNNNNNNNNNNNNNNNNNNNNNNNNNNNNNNNNNNNNNNNNNNNNNNNNNNNNNNNNNNNNNNNNNNNNNNNNNNNNNNNNNNNNNNNNNNNNNNNNNNNNNNNNNNNNNNNNNNNNNNNNNNNNNNNNNNNNNNNNNNNNNNNNNNNNNNNNNNNNNNNNNNNNNNNNNNNNNNNNNNNNNNNNNNNNNNNNNNNNNNNNNNNNNNNNNNNNNNNNNNNNNNNNNNNNNNNNNNNNNNNNNNNNNNNNNNNNNNNNNNNNNNNNNNNNNNNNNNNNNNNNNNNNNNNNNNNNNNNNNNNNNNNNNNNNNNNNNNNNNNNNNNNNNNNNNNNNNNNNNNNNNNNNNNNNNNNNNNNNNNNNNNNNNNNNNNNNNNNNNNNNNNNNNNNNNNNNNNNNNNNNNNNNNNNNNNNNNNNNNNNNNNNNNNNNNNNNNNNNNNNNNNNNNNNNNNNNNNNNNNNNNNNNNNNNNNNNNNNNNNNNNNNNNNNNNNNNNNNNNNNNNNNNNNNNNNNNNNNNNNNNNNNNNNNNNNNNNNNNNNNNNNNNNNNNNNNNNNNNNNNNNNNNNNNNNNNNNNNNNNNNNNNNNNNNNNNNNNNNNNNNNNNNNNNNNNNNNNNNNNNNNNNNNNNNNNNNNNNNNNNNNNNNNNNNNNNNNNNNNNNNNNNNNNNNNNNNNNNNNNNNNNNNNNNNNNNNNNNNNNNNNNNNNNNNNNNNNNNNNNNNNNNNNNNNNNNNNNNNNNNNNNNNNNNNNNNNNNNNNNNNNNNNNNNNNNNNNNNNNNNNNNNNNNNNNNNNNNNNNNNNNNNNNNNNNNNNNNNNNNNNNNNNNNNNNNNNNNNNNNNNNNNNNNNNNNNNNNNNNNNNNNNNNNNNNNNNNGGGATGGGAAAAATGGACGAAGGC
It encodes:
- the LOC117800468 gene encoding dynein assembly factor with WDR repeat domains 1-like, whose product is MNLYAFPLFQKGTARVFSAATRKCITTLEGHEGEISKISFNPQGNRLLTGSADKTARIWDVQTGQCLQVLEGHTDEIFSCAFNYKGNIIITGSKDNTCRIWQ